CGTCGGCCTCCTCCAACGCGAGCGGCCAGCCGTCGACCGCGAGGTCGATCGCCTCGGCCCAGGACGCGCCGTGCCAGTCCGACTCGCAGGTGCAGCGGCTGTCGCACTTGTCCGCCATCGCGGTCGGCGGCGCGGTGGCCGCGTCCAGAAACGCCTGCCAGGACAGCATCGGCGGCAGGACCAGCTCAAGCATCGAGCCCCAGAGCCTTGCGCTGGCTCTCCGACAGTCCCCTGCTGACCCGCCAGTCGATGACCTGCTGCACGGTGGCGCCGGCCTGCAGCAGCTTCGCGCCGTCGATGCTCGCGCGCGGCGACAGGATCACCGGCAGCTTCTTCTCCTCGGCCGTACGCCGCAGGTCGCGGATGCGCGCGACCAGGTCCTTCGCGGTCTCCTGGTACGACGGCGCGTGCCGCAGCGCGATCCGCTCCTCCAGGCCCTCGTCGATCGGCACGTCGATCACCACGAACCGGTCGAGCGTGGCCGCGTCGAGAGTCTGCCGGCCGACGTACTGCCGGCTGGCGCCGGTGCCGTAGGTGTTGCCGGTCGCCACCAGCCGGAAGTCCTCGTGCGCCTCGACCATCCGGTCGGCGAACGCGCAGGTGCCCAGCGCCAGCGCCTGGTTGAGCTCGGCGAGCAGGCCGGGATGGCCGTTGTCCAGCTCGTCCAGCAGCATCACGCCGCCGTGCTCGAACGCCTGGCGAAACGGCGTGTCGTGGTACGCGCCGTGTGCGTCGAAATAGCCGAAAACCTTGCTCATCGGCGTGGTCGGTCCGAGCGACAGCGCCTGAAAAGGCACCTTCAGCGCCTCGGCCGCGTGCTTGGCGAGCATCGACTTGCCGGTGCCGGCCGGACCGACCAGCAGCACGTGGCAGCGCGCGTTGAGCGCGATCAGCAGCTCCGGCAGCACCTGGTGCGTGTCCGAGCCGAGCCGCACCTTGCGCTGGCGCGGCAGATGCACCTCGACGATGTTCGGCGTGAACTCGGCGAGCTTGCGGTCGACCGCCTCGTCCACGCTGGCGCCGATCGCCGCGGTCGCCTTGTCGCGCTCCGACTGGAGCGCTCTGCGGGCCTCCTTCGCGATGTCGGCGGCGGACGACTTGACCAGCCCCGGCCTGGCGTCGTCGACGAGCGCGGCGACCTTCCTCCTCACGTGGTCGGTCATCACGGTGTAGAGGCCGCCGACATCCGGCGTCGCCTGCTCGACGGCCTCTTTTGCCTGGTCCGGCAACAATTCCGCGGCCGTCTTGGCGACCAGCTCGGCGAGCGTGTCGCGGATGTCCCCGGCGCGTACGGCCTCACGCGCCGCCTGCTCGGTCGCCTGCCGGATCCGCTTGGTGAGTGCCTCGGTGGCTTCGCGGACGAGCTCCGCGCGTACGGTCGCGGCTTCCTTGGTCGCCGCGGCGGTGGCGCGCGTGACCACCTCTGCGGCGAGCCGGTCGCACTCGGCCTCCAGCGTCTTGGCGACCGTGGCGCTGACCTGGTCGGTCGCCTGGCGGATCACCGTCGTGGTCGCGTCCCGAGCCGCCTCGGTGACCTTGTCGTCAACCGAGGCGACCAGCTCGGCGCGTACGTCCGGCGCCGCCTCCCGCACGGCCCGGTCGGCCAGCTCCGGTAGCAGCCGGTCGGCGGTGTGCGACAGCACACCCGGCAGGTCGGCGTCGATCGACGCGCGTATCGCGGCGATCGCGGCCGAATGCGTCGCGGCCGGGTCCGGAGTCGCGGCCTGGACGGCGGTGGCCGCCATCGCCGGCAGCAGCAGCTGCGCGTATCCGCGGATCATGTCCGGCAACCTGACCTGCATCTCGCCGGCCATCTCCAGCAGCACGTTGCTGTGCGTCAACGCGTGCCGGGTCACCTCCGACGCGATCTGCGCGACCTCCGCGCGCTGGCTTTCCCGCATGGATGGCATCTAAACCGGTTCCGCTCGGGACGGGTCCCGGACGGCAGCTAGCTGACAAAATCAGCGGACGCGGGTGGTTCGCCTGTCGGTGAAGCGAAACTCCACGGTCGCCGGCAGGTCGTCCACGTCGAGTGCCTGGCGCAGCCGCGGCAGACCCTCTCCGGTCAGCCGGTCGCGCAGGCCGGCCGGATCGCCGTCCTCCTCGACCTCCACGACGAGGGCGACCGCCGGCCGCTCGCGCGTGCCGGTCAGGTTGGCCCTCGCGGTGTGTACGCCGGGATAGCCGCTGACCTCCTCGACGAACGGCGCGATCGCGACACTGGTCCGCAGCTCGGTCTGACCGCGGGCCGGCTCGCGCTCCAGCCGCCAGACCCGCGCCGCCGGACGGATCGCGAGCTGCGCGAACAGCCAACGCAGCAAAAGCAGACCGACGACGATCGCCACCGCGGCGACGACGTACCAGACCCACACCGGCGGCAACGCGGTGCCTGGCACCAGCGGTGAGTCGGGATCGATCGTCGCGATGGCACGGAAACGTACGGCCAACACCAGAGCCCCGGCGCCGAGCGCGATCACCCCGATCAACGCGAGAAGACCGCGGTTGAGGCCGGCTGGCCGGTTCATCGCGTCCTCCTGACCCGCACGCGTACGGTCGGCCGCATGGCCGGTCCGATGCGGTCGAGCCGTTCGCCGACCGCGGCACGTACGGCGTCGGCCAGGCCGGCGGTTTCCGTACGCCGCGTGGAAACCTTGACCAGCAGCCGCTTTCCGCGCAGCCGTACGCTCGCGCCGGCGACACCGTCCACTGTGGACGCGGCGGTCCGCAACATGCCGCGATAGCTGTGCCGCGCGGCGCCGGACGGCACCGGCCCGTCCAGCGGGATCACGCGCAGCTTGCCCGGCAGGATGGCCAAAACCAGCAGCACCAGGCCGAGCACGGCGATCACGGCGGCGATGACGGCCGGCGCCAGGTCGCTCCACCGCGTGGCATGCAACGTGCCGGCCACAGCCGGAAAATCGACCACCGGCGTACGACCGAGGATCATCTGGATGGCGAAGACGGCGACCGCGGCACACGCAGCCAGCAGCACGACCGCGGTGACGGTCGCCGGGAGCCGCCTCCTCGTCCGGCGTTTCATCGCACTCTCCTCCGTACGCTTTCCGCGGCACGCAAGGCGGTCACCGCGATGTCGACCCGCGACACGGTCAGGCCGGTGTACTGCTCGACGCGCCGCGTCAGGTGGTCGCGCGCAGCCTCGGTCGCCGCGGTCAC
The nucleotide sequence above comes from Fodinicola acaciae. Encoded proteins:
- a CDS encoding AAA family ATPase, with the protein product MRESQRAEVAQIASEVTRHALTHSNVLLEMAGEMQVRLPDMIRGYAQLLLPAMAATAVQAATPDPAATHSAAIAAIRASIDADLPGVLSHTADRLLPELADRAVREAAPDVRAELVASVDDKVTEAARDATTTVIRQATDQVSATVAKTLEAECDRLAAEVVTRATAAATKEAATVRAELVREATEALTKRIRQATEQAAREAVRAGDIRDTLAELVAKTAAELLPDQAKEAVEQATPDVGGLYTVMTDHVRRKVAALVDDARPGLVKSSAADIAKEARRALQSERDKATAAIGASVDEAVDRKLAEFTPNIVEVHLPRQRKVRLGSDTHQVLPELLIALNARCHVLLVGPAGTGKSMLAKHAAEALKVPFQALSLGPTTPMSKVFGYFDAHGAYHDTPFRQAFEHGGVMLLDELDNGHPGLLAELNQALALGTCAFADRMVEAHEDFRLVATGNTYGTGASRQYVGRQTLDAATLDRFVVIDVPIDEGLEERIALRHAPSYQETAKDLVARIRDLRRTAEEKKLPVILSPRASIDGAKLLQAGATVQQVIDWRVSRGLSESQRKALGLDA
- a CDS encoding alkaline shock response membrane anchor protein AmaP; its protein translation is MNRPAGLNRGLLALIGVIALGAGALVLAVRFRAIATIDPDSPLVPGTALPPVWVWYVVAAVAIVVGLLLLRWLFAQLAIRPAARVWRLEREPARGQTELRTSVAIAPFVEEVSGYPGVHTARANLTGTRERPAVALVVEVEEDGDPAGLRDRLTGEGLPRLRQALDVDDLPATVEFRFTDRRTTRVR
- a CDS encoding DUF6286 domain-containing protein; the encoded protein is MKRRTRRRLPATVTAVVLLAACAAVAVFAIQMILGRTPVVDFPAVAGTLHATRWSDLAPAVIAAVIAVLGLVLLVLAILPGKLRVIPLDGPVPSGAARHSYRGMLRTAASTVDGVAGASVRLRGKRLLVKVSTRRTETAGLADAVRAAVGERLDRIGPAMRPTVRVRVRRTR